TCTGAGGATAGTGTGGAGCCAGGTGGAGCTCTTGGCAGCCACCTATCAGGTCCTCATGCTCTGTTTTCAACTGAGGGAACTGGACGCCCATAGAGAAACACTGGATCTTAGACTGTCTGATGTAgccgtccctctcctcctcctctccctcgtcCTCCTGTTTGACATGAGGCAGTGGTGTGTTGGCGCTGAGGGGACGGATGGGGTGGGTGCGTCCAGAGGGGTGCAGCAGCCCCCTCTCATCCCCATCTGAGGTGGGGCTCTGTGTGGCCGAGGGAGAGTAGCTGTGGTGTTCTGCGTCCGTGTCGTTGTCCTGGAGACCCTCCATGAGGACCTCTCGTCGCATCCTGGACCTGCTTAGAAAAACACAACAATCAAATGAACAGTTAGAAGGAGTCATGTATTTCATTCATCCAAAACAAGCATCCAAGTATTCCGTTAGTAATTCCATGTACTGTATTGATCAAATGTAATTATTCTCTCTGGGGGTGGGGATCTGATGCCATGTCTGACCTGTAGTTGTGGAACCAGTTAATGACTGTATTGGTTTTGAGGTTGAGCTGGGAGGCCAGCATCTCGATGGTGTGCTGGGAGGGGTATGGCTCCAGGAGGTAGGCCTTCCTCAGAGCCTCCTTCTCCTCAGCCCCCAGCACCACCCTGGGCTTCTTCACCTGGCTGTAGGGACACAGGTCTATGGAGGCCAGGGCCGGGCTCACACACTCAGAGCGTGCGCTGGGAGAGTCACTATCTGAGCCGGTACTCAGCAGCCCATACCGCCGCTTCAGATAGGCTGGGaggacaacacagagagagaaagagttataGAGAATTCAATGATGACGCATGGAATAACATGAATCAGTACATCACACAGTATAGCTGCTGTACATCCATCCATGGGTACATGAGCAGGTACAGTAAATACACATACTGCTAACATGCAAACCCTGATAACAGAACACCAGATAACATGCTGTAAATAGACCAACCTTTCTTCTCCATCTTCTTCATGTCCCTCAGCTTGTCCACATTGTGCGGGTCGTTGAGCCACAATTGCATGCGGACGAAAGGCTCCCTGCCTTTGAGGCTGAGTTTGTGCCAGGGCTTGGGCCTGGAGAGCAGGTCTGACACTGAGCCCTGGGTGAGGCCCAGTATACTCTCCCCAAACAGCCGCTGGCctagcgcacacacacaaacaacggTGTAAACAACACACACCTTGACACACATTTCCCCAAACAGAGCACACAAAGTAGATATGTTTAAACACTGCTGACCTAGTGGACACATGACATAACTAAGACTCAGGGTTTTTCCTAGTCAGGTGGTCAGACAAAACCACAACACATATCAATAACTCACCACAACATAGACACTCATTTCTAAAACCCATATCCAGTGACACCAACAGACTCACCTAAGTTGTTGTCTGTTAGTACCTCCTTGACTTTCTTGGTGATAGCGTATGTGTCCAACTCTGGGTACATGGCCACCAGCTCCTGGATGCCCAGCGGGGTGTGGGGCTGGTGGAGGGACAGCAGACTGGGGGTGGACTTCCCTCCCTCTGGGCGGGGGGCCACTAGGCCCTCAGGCTGCTGGTTCTCCTTGCTGCTCTCCAGGGTCAGGCTGACAGGCTCCACCAGTGGGCTGGGGTGGCTCTCCTCTGGGCTGGGGGGCGGGGAGGGCGACGACTGGGCCGTCACTGGGCTTTTATCTATGGGCGGAAGTCAGAGGTCCATATCATCAGTTAGAGCAACAGATAAAGAAGCAAAGAGACCTTCTCTATTCAACTGATTTGACCATAACTTAAAAGTATACAAAGTATTACTTCTATAAAATAGATGTGTCCAAGTTGCAGTGTGATGTGGAGTGGCCCACCTTGAGAGAGGCTCTGGCTGGGGAGCTGGGTGAGTCCTTGTCCCAGCTGGTCCAGCAGCCACAGCTGCATGCGGATAAAGGGCTCCCTGCCTTTTTGGGTCAGCTTGCTCCAGGGTTTGGGCCGAGATAGCATGTCACTCACACTGCCCTGAGACAGACCCAGCACCTGGGGAGGACACCAGAAACAGCAAGTCAGCAAGTAAAATGGAGTAAACAGCTCAGTAAACAGGAGTAAATAGTAAAGAGCTATTTCTAATGTGAATATGAATCTCAAGTTGATAAAGACGAAAATCAGTTTGAGATGTGACAAAAGTGACTGGCACAACATCACCACATTACTATTTTAAGTGTTGCATATATACAACCACTAGAGGACGGTAGCACGCAATCTATAGAAATAAACACTTTTGCTCCCACGTGTTCAAGAATGAACTATCTTTAATAATCTTTTACTTAAAAAGAAGCCTTGCTAATTACTTAGTTGTATGATGCTACAAGGCATAAAAGAGACATCCAAAACAATGGACAGACAAAACAAGGAAGTAAGGAAGTTAGGACAGCAAAGTAAAGTGAACAAACACCTTTTCACCAAAGATCCTCTGACAGATGCCATTCTTGGCCAGCTTCTCTTTGACCTGTCGGGTGAGTTCGATGGTGTCCACCTCGCGATACATGTACATCTCATACTGTTCGGGCGTCAGTGGCGGCACGGTGGGCTTCAGGGTGCGGGGGATGTATGATGGGTAGTAGGCCAGGCCACGGCCAGGGCCGGTCGACTCTCCGCTCACTGACACGTCTGACTCCACCTTCACCTCCACAGACTGCATCATCCCCGAGCCAGTGTCCTCCTCGGCCGCAGACGCCTCCTCACTGTTGGGCAGACACTCTCCGTTCTCCAACTGGGGCCGGGGCAGAGCCGAGGGGcccgaggacgaggaggaggacagggagggagacactgAGGTGAAGGGCCGAGAGCTGCTGCCCCCTACGCCGCCCACCATGCCTATGGGCCCCCGCTCCACGGACCAGTGCTGGTCGAAGTAAATCCCTGCCTCGCCGATCTCCGACTTGACTTTACGGATGATGTTCTGGACGAAGGCGGCGGGGGAGATGACACTGAGGGGGGTTTGGGGGCTGCTGACGGGGTTGGCCATGCACACGGTCACCGTGCCCCCCTCCTCCTGTTTGATGAAGGTGGGTAGGGGCAGGCCCTTGGAGGGCTCAGGGAGCCCCAGGCGCTTCACTTGGGACCCAGTGGTGGTGGCCGAGGCCCTGCTACAGACCTCCATCTCCATCAGGGCCTGCTGCTGCGCCTGCATCTCCCTCCTGGCCTGCTCCAGGATGTTCTTGATGGTGTCATCTGAGCTGCCGCCCGCCCCGTTAATGCTCCTGCCTGAGGGGCTGCCCAGGGATGACTTAATGTCACCTGCAGAgcgcattacacacacacacacaccccacacacagtCACAACATACAACTCTATGAATACACACTCCACACCAACTTCAAAAACTTAAACTGCCATCAAAACAAATTGCTCTCAAAATGTATACACCAAAATAATGCTAATCTAAATGTCACCTGACCTAGCACAGTTGAATAAAGAGTAGATGCATAACCTGTTCCAGACCCACCTCCTCTCTGGGACTGGATCTCCTTCTTGGCCTGCTCCAAGATATTCTTGATGGCGTCGTCTGACCCAGTTTCAGGAGTTCGGATGCGAGGAGTGATGCTCCCTGCCACAGAGAGGGtatcagagagaggaggtgagtgaGTGGGATGGCTGATCAGAGGGCAGTTCCAAGGCCTTGTTTTTGACTGTTAGATCAATGGCTGCCTTTGAGATCTTGGCATCTGAGGTTGCAGTATACGGCAAGCTCAACTTTAAAAAGCACTGAAATTTGGGGAGAAAACTAAGTTTAAAAGTAACACAACAAACATGGGAGAGGAAGCCATGAAGAAGTTTGAGGTGCGGGCCAAGGGGATTAAAAGGTTTAAACGCAGAGAAACTAAACCACCAGCCTTTCAAAAATAAAACACATGAGAGACCGAGTGGCCAACTCTGCTCTATCCCACAGCACTAATAAAATCCTCAAATAAAAATACTGCTACCGCAATACCTCTGAAGACAACCTTTAGTTTTCACCTATTAAACACTTTTAAATGAATGCCTGCAATTCTTTCAGTTTAGAAAGTGAGTTTTCATGGCTGGGCACTGTGATCCTGTCCAGTATTTCCTGACACACCCAGTGATCTGCTGTCATATCTGTGGTTTAGGATAACCACTGTCCAGTCCAGACAACTCACCTCTCTGTCGGACCTGGATGGTCCTGAGGGCCAGGATGTTCTGTTCATCAGACAGGAACTGTTTCATCTTGATGAATGGCTCCTTGCCTTTCACTGTCAGCTTCCTCCAGGGCTTGGGCCGGGCCAGGATCTCACTGACCGAGCCCTGTGATAGGCCCAGCACGTAGTGACCAAACACACGCTGGCCAATGTTGTGCTTCAGCAGCTGCTCTTTGATCTGGAAGGCAATATCCGCTGTCTCCAACTGGTCATCATCGCCCGCGGTGGAGCTCCCACTCTCTGATTGGTCGCTGGGCAGGCCGGCCTCAATGCCCCCAGCCCCTGCAGGTCCCTGATTGGTTGACATTAGGGCGGCTTTGGCTGCGTACAGGGCGGTGGGGAAGGCCATGATGGGGCTGCCGGCTTCCTTCTTGAAGAGTGGAGAGCAGAGGAGCTGCTTGTGGAGGACGTGGTCCGCAGACAGCCTGCCCCCTGAGCAGGGGGACACAGAAAAGGGGCGGGGGAGGTCGTGGCTAGAGGAGGAGATGTCCATGGTGGGAGGACCAGGGCTGGCCGAGGTACGCTCATCCACCTGGGAGACTGAGGAGAAGGACCCTGTGGGCCTGCCCCCCTTCCTGCCTGACTCCTCCGATTGGTCCTCATCTGCAGACACAGTCACACTCAGTTTGGCAGCACTTTCACAGCCACTGGGGTTACAGCTGCATAGGACCAACACAGACACTAcatgaagtttacatacactgtgcAGACTCAGGTCTAAACACTACAAACAGCTTTCAAGAACTACAATTAGATGTCATAGACATAGGGCGCATTCGACATTCCATCTGACTTAGAAGGCGAGTCGAGACGGactcactgatctacaaatcaccttgcatcataaataactactgaATATGATTTGTATATCAGTCAGTCACAATGTACCCATGATACATCACGGTTTTGCTGCTTTCGAGGCCATAGACACTGTTGCCTCACCATTGTTGCGTAAGACTCTGGCCTTATCCATCAGGTATTTGTGAGAGGGAAGAAAGGCCTCTTTGTCCAGCAAAAGAGCCTCTGCAGCCTTGGCAGAGttctggtgacacacacacacacaggctgttcAATTCCGATGTATCAATTATAGTGGCTGTAGATATCCTTACAATGGATGACGCTCACTGAGACATTCAATGGCACTGCTGTACTTTTCCTTCCCTGACCGCAGTGGAACATTTAGAGGAAAACAAAAATCTGTTTTGTTAAGAAACAAACTACTTTGTTTTATACTGGGCTATGAACAACCAGGCAATACACAGCAGACCGTCAGTAAATATCTCACCTGGGACGAGCTACCATTCGCTGAGGCCAGCTTCATTACCTTCAGGATACTACAAGAGGAAAAAAAACACAGTAAGAATGTTATATTGTGTTCCTGTATATAAGATGGTGTAATACGATTAGTAGTCTCTTCTTAAGCACTGTGGGTCACCTGAGTTCTGTTTTAATCTCTTCATAGTCCATCTGGGATTGCAGTTTAGCTTCTAATCTCTGAAACAGTCAAAGAGAGGAAGCATATTTCACTAAACTCCACTAACAAGAAGGTACCTCTTGCCATTTGAGTGTGTGCAATAGGACATACCTCAATAGATTCTGTTTTATAGGCCAGCTGGCGTTCCAGCGATATGATCTGATTGGCTGAGATGTCCTGGACTTCCTGTAATGCGAACTGCAGTCTCTGTACGTTCTCCAACAGCCTGAGGATCTCTCGGTCTTTAGCAATCAGCTTAGCCTCCAACTTGGATGGCAACACATCGcccttctcatccctctcctaAGTGGAAGAAAGAAAGACcgggtgtgagagagaaagaaagtcaAAGAGAGTAAAAGACACTGAAGGGTAAATTAATGGAAGGTGATCATCCCTTTTCAAAAAGACAAATATTCTGCCATCCAGAATTCACACACTTAAAAGATCCATGATGTGAAGCTTGACTTGACTCCCTGTCAATGAATTTGAAGGGGAATAAATCGAGGAACACATTGATCTGAAGAGGAAGTGGATGTGGTCTCGTCTTACCCCACTAGTGCCCTCTGGTGGATTATAGCTGCCTGGGGTGGTGCTCCGGGCACTGGCCAGCTGTTCCTTTAGCCTTTCCACCTGCCTCTGGGCCATCTCCGCTTTCTACAACCAAACATCACAGCATTACAACTCACACAACAAAACACTGACACAACCAATATGTCAGTCACTCAGCAGATATACAGATTAACTGGTCCTGAAGAGAACAGAAAGATAAATCTGAGGACAGAccctcagcaaaaaaagaaatagaGGAGGGGGTTGAGACAAGGCCCACCACTCCATTTTGCTGAGAAGACTGTTTAGTCAGCGCACTTTCTTCCCAAACTGTTTACCTgctctgtcacactctggctgCTAATTAATGATTCATATTGAGAACATTTATCTAAGAGCTGCTGGCGGAGAGAGAAAGCGCGCGcgagagagaaggtaggatagagagcgaatgacagagagagagagagagagagagagaaggtaggatagagagcgaatgacagagagagagagagagagaaggtaggatagagagtgaatgacagagagagaaagagagagaaggtaggatagAGAGCGAAtgacagaaagagagcgagagagagagagagagaaggtagggtAGAGagcgaatgacagagagagaaagaaggtagGATAGAGAGcgaattacagagagagagagaaggtaggatagAGAGCGAATGACAGAGagcgaaagcgagagagagagaaggtaggatagagagtgaatgacagagagagagaaaggtaggaTAGAGAgcaaatgacagagagagagagagagagagagatagagagaaggtaggatagagagcgaatgacagagagagagagaaaggtaggaTAGAGagcgaatgacagagagagagagagaaggtaggatagagagcgaatgacagagagagagagagagagagagagagagagagagagagagagagagagagagagagagagagagagagagagagaaggaaatagAGGAAAAGGatagagataaggagagagagaatagaaatcACTAGGAAGGAAAGATAGCAATCAAGGCAATGAGGTAAGTAAGAGCCCCAGCGCATGGCACTCCGACATCAATCGCGCTCGGcagtctctcctgtcctctattGAGTGTTGCCGTGGCGCCGTGGAGCACCCACAGACGGGGGCCAGGGTTTTCCGCCTCTAATCACAGGGGCTcagggagggggaggcaggggagtgGGAGGCAGGGGGGACGGGGGCTGCAGGATGCAGGGTGTCTAATTAAACAGGAGGCTTGATTACCGTAATGAATGAGCATCTCAATCAGAGTGCTGCCTACAGGACGGCATGTCTCACTCACCTGGTTCGCCTTCTCAAGGTTGGTCATGATCACGCTGACCTCCTCcgccctggaacacacacacagaaccagcCAGTGGGTTACTGAGGGGGCTATCTCATAGTCTAGCATGATTTATACACCCTCCTTGACCTCAATGTAGGGCAACACCCTTTTCTTACACGATTCACAGTAAATCACACACTACCACAGTTTTCACACAACATCAAGAAAGCATCAGTCCTCACATAGCGCCCTACAATACAACCAAACCAGACAGAAATGGACTGCCTGTCTGATCCCTACTCAGAGTTCTTTGGAGATTGCATTCCTACATGCCTCCATTCATCTAACAATCAGAGGAGTCTAATTTAAATAGCAGCTCAGCCAGATTATTCATGAGGTTTGTTTGAGGTTCAACTGTTTCTTTTTAGACACATGGGACTTGATTTTCAAAAGGTGGAGAAAAATGAATTAATGAGGATTGTGAGATTGATTAAAATATGCACATAGATTTCTGGAGTTTTTCAGGACAAAGAAATCCCTTTCCAATTCACTACATGTGTTTGTGAGAGCAAATCATAGATCTTGTTCACTATCAAACAAACTCTTTTCAAACCAACCATGTTCTTTCTCACCTCCGTCTGCCCCCACAGTCCCCTTCATCTCACTGCTGGTTATTATGGGCTTGCTTTAGGAAGATTAATGGCACAAACAACTTAACTCATCACCCATTCTGAATAGTCACAAAGCATTGCTTTCCAACATTTTGTGGGGTTAACAATAGTTAGAACCCCAAATTCAGGACCTTTAAAAGCCCCAATCAGCCAATATTTCTCCATATTAATTAGTAGTAGTGTTGCGCTGGTGTAAAGTCCAAGACTCATAGGGCTCTGGGCAGTGTCCAGACCACGTCAATAAGCCTAGGATGGATGGGACCACATTGACAGAAAAAGGTAACAGGTGTCACATACAGATTTAATGAGCTTGTGCAGTATGGAAAAATGCTTTGTATTGATTACCTGTTCAGGTACTCAAATCAGCCAAAGTAGCCAAATGACCCTAATTATCAACATCAAGGAAAAAGTCAGTGAGAGTAAGAAGAGATAAAGTTGGCGTCACAGAGCCATGGGGATGAGTCCTGAGAGAGGGGTAGTGGTGATTATGGGCCAGGGGGTTGTGTCTTTAGTATTCCTATTAGACTACTACAGTCAGTTGAGGACAACTACCACTCATATGTCAACCCCTATAGGATGTATTCCTCATTACCTACTCACTAACTACAAACCCAGCCATTCACAAATGAAGCACAGGCCCTGTGGCCCGAACACCAACACACAACcatccttcctctcccctcacaGAGAGCTAAAGAGCTTTCACTGTGAACAGCTACTGAACATGAGAGGGGAGTCAAATGGAAAATGCTTTAAATCCAGCAGAATGGATGGCAGTGGGTCTGGAAACTCCAGTTCAATTCCACCATGGATTAAGCCTGGGAGAAAATCCATTAGCGCCGGCTCACTGTGCTCCGTTCGCAGCACAACCCAAACAAAGGAGTGTTTACTTTTAATGTCTATCGACATCCTTCATACAACTTCACATTCATTTCAACCGTTGAGCTGGATACATAGCGCTCACAGATCCAGGACATGGTAGAATGTTTTCTGGAGCAATCTTTAAATGGAGCCATTCTTCTTGAGGCCTGTCAAGGCAAGGCTCTGGCTGCCAGACAGAGGAGGCCAACACAGAGCTCTCCCATCCATAGACCTGCATTAGTCAGTGAGTCTCACCACGGtaacgtcccaaatggctccctattccttaatcagggatcatcaactacattCAGACTGGAAATGGGTACATTACAGTGGGGGAGTGACCATGTGTGGATTAGGGTAGAGACAGCATGGCTAAAGAGAGAAGGCTGAGCATAGTGGTGTATGCATAGGTGGGCTGAGTAGGGACATGCAGTAGTGTATATGGAGAGACCATGAGTAGAGTGAATGATGGCAATGAACATGTTAGAGAAGCAGCATAGAGGACAATATGGACATAGGCTGAGTTAGTTACTTGAACAGAGATAGAGTGGAGAAACAAGCAGGCTCTTACTTGTTGGCCTTCTCCTGGTCGTATTTACACCGCAGGTCCAGCAGGTCTGTCTGGGCTGTACTCAGAGCTAGAGAGATAAAGGAAGGGCATTAGTCATGATGTCCTTTCTCCTCACAGTGTCCAAAAAGGACCATCGGACAAAAATACTCACATGAATGCAGCACTTTGATCCTCTCCTCGGCTTCACCCAGTCTGTCGGCCAGAGTGGCATCTGTGTCTTCGACCTCCCTATGAGAGAGACACAATGTCTaagatctgctaaatgacgtaaatgtaaatgtaatgaccaAACTTTCATAGACTCTCAGGAATACAGCACACAATACTGCATTGCATTCTGTTTCCACTTATTAGTTTAAGGTTTAAATGTGATTACATCCTGATCTATTTTCATTGTACAGTATGACGGGGTGAGGGCTGTTCTAATTTTTGTTTTGATTATACACATCATATCATGTTCACAGGGGTGTGAAGGAGGCGAGGACCAGGCCTGTGTTTCTCACCCCTCTGTCTGGCTCTGGATCTGGTGGTTCTGCTGAGGTGAGCCTGTGGCTCTGAAGGCCTGTTTGCTGTTGGGAGTCATCACGCAGGCTGTCCGGCTCGATGCCTCCCCAGCTCCTGAGACTGCTGCTGGGCCTTCCTCTGTGTCGTCTGTGGAGAAGAgcggagaagagagggagaggagtacaTATGAGAGCTGTGGTCATCTGAGGTGAGGGGCCACAGAGAGAGTGCATGGAACAGAGACATCCTTGTGTGCTGGGGTTGGAAaaagttcagggaacagaaccgaaaaacGGAAAAGAAAGCAATTTTTCAAGGACCAGAATCAAAATCAGGAACGAAAGTGagctatactgttccggaaccgttattttaaaagcgtGGGAACCTGTTAATAACAGGGTTTTTTTACGTTGTGGGgatttttttccagtcccacaaaagaAAAATGCAACAAAGCGCCTACGCAAATCCCTCACTCTGTCACACAGAAACGTAtaccagtgtctgcctgcca
The sequence above is a segment of the Coregonus clupeaformis isolate EN_2021a chromosome 16, ASM2061545v1, whole genome shotgun sequence genome. Coding sequences within it:
- the LOC121584737 gene encoding homeobox protein cut-like 2 isoform X2, yielding MAADVGSMFQYWKKFDLRRLQRELNSVASELAGRQEESEHSHKHLVELSREFKRNVPEEVREMVAPVLKSFQAQVVALNKRSKEAESAFLGIYKQLIEAPDPAPVLEATHTLEERLQQLQSSAPDSEALVREISRHWRRHLECLDKPDDTEEGPAAVSGAGEASSRTACVMTPNSKQAFRATGSPQQNHQIQSQTEGEVEDTDATLADRLGEAEERIKVLHSSLSTAQTDLLDLRCKYDQEKANKAEEVSVIMTNLEKANQKAEMAQRQVERLKEQLASARSTTPGSYNPPEGTSGERDEKGDVLPSKLEAKLIAKDREILRLLENVQRLQFALQEVQDISANQIISLERQLAYKTESIERLEAKLQSQMDYEEIKTELSILKVMKLASANGSSSQNSAKAAEALLLDKEAFLPSHKYLMDKARVLRNNDEDQSEESGRKGGRPTGSFSSVSQVDERTSASPGPPTMDISSSSHDLPRPFSVSPCSGGRLSADHVLHKQLLCSPLFKKEAGSPIMAFPTALYAAKAALMSTNQGPAGAGGIEAGLPSDQSESGSSTAGDDDQLETADIAFQIKEQLLKHNIGQRVFGHYVLGLSQGSVSEILARPKPWRKLTVKGKEPFIKMKQFLSDEQNILALRTIQVRQRGSITPRIRTPETGSDDAIKNILEQAKKEIQSQRGGDIKSSLGSPSGRSINGAGGSSDDTIKNILEQARREMQAQQQALMEMEVCSRASATTTGSQVKRLGLPEPSKGLPLPTFIKQEEGGTVTVCMANPVSSPQTPLSVISPAAFVQNIIRKVKSEIGEAGIYFDQHWSVERGPIGMVGGVGGSSSRPFTSVSPSLSSSSSSGPSALPRPQLENGECLPNSEEASAAEEDTGSGMMQSVEVKVESDVSVSGESTGPGRGLAYYPSYIPRTLKPTVPPLTPEQYEMYMYREVDTIELTRQVKEKLAKNGICQRIFGEKVLGLSQGSVSDMLSRPKPWSKLTQKGREPFIRMQLWLLDQLGQGLTQLPSQSLSQDKSPVTAQSSPSPPPSPEESHPSPLVEPVSLTLESSKENQQPEGLVAPRPEGGKSTPSLLSLHQPHTPLGIQELVAMYPELDTYAITKKVKEVLTDNNLGQRLFGESILGLTQGSVSDLLSRPKPWHKLSLKGREPFVRMQLWLNDPHNVDKLRDMKKMEKKAYLKRRYGLLSTGSDSDSPSARSECVSPALASIDLCPYSQVKKPRVVLGAEEKEALRKAYLLEPYPSQHTIEMLASQLNLKTNTVINWFHNYRSRMRREVLMEGLQDNDTDAEHHSYSPSATQSPTSDGDERGLLHPSGRTHPIRPLSANTPLPHVKQEDEGEEEERDGYIRQSKIQCFSMGVQFPQLKTEHEDLIGGCQELHLAPHYPQSLRQEEGMSSQAQGLFHGALSLDGPQRASQSRHEGDNSSKSPVDPVSFKASSVPCRRSLEVSLNSPSAASSPGLMMSVSPVPSSSTPISPSLPNPPTTSTNHSLDPNPLPPIQSPKPNRSVQRRTEKMANLNNIIHRLERAANREETLEWEF
- the LOC121584737 gene encoding homeobox protein cut-like 2 isoform X1, translating into MAADVGSMFQYWKKFDLRRLQRELNSVASELAGRQEESEHSHKHLVELSREFKRNVPEEVREMVAPVLKSFQAQVVALNKRSKEAESAFLGIYKQLIEAPDPAPVLEATHTLEERLQQLQSSAPDSEALVREISRHWRRHLECLDKPDDTEEGPAAVSGAGEASSRTACVMTPNSKQAFRATGSPQQNHQIQSQTEGEVEDTDATLADRLGEAEERIKVLHSSLSTAQTDLLDLRCKYDQEKANKAEEVSVIMTNLEKANQKAEMAQRQVERLKEQLASARSTTPGSYNPPEGTSGERDEKGDVLPSKLEAKLIAKDREILRLLENVQRLQFALQEVQDISANQIISLERQLAYKTESIERLEAKLQSQMDYEEIKTELSILKVMKLASANGSSSQNSAKAAEALLLDKEAFLPSHKYLMDKARVLRNNDEDQSEESGRKGGRPTGSFSSVSQVDERTSASPGPPTMDISSSSHDLPRPFSVSPCSGGRLSADHVLHKQLLCSPLFKKEAGSPIMAFPTALYAAKAALMSTNQGPAGAGGIEAGLPSDQSESGSSTAGDDDQLETADIAFQIKEQLLKHNIGQRVFGHYVLGLSQGSVSEILARPKPWRKLTVKGKEPFIKMKQFLSDEQNILALRTIQVRQRGSITPRIRTPETGSDDAIKNILEQAKKEIQSQRGGDIKSSLGSPSGRSINGAGGSSDDTIKNILEQARREMQAQQQALMEMEVCSRASATTTGSQVKRLGLPEPSKGLPLPTFIKQEEGGTVTVCMANPVSSPQTPLSVISPAAFVQNIIRKVKSEIGEAGIYFDQHWSVERGPIGMVGGVGGSSSRPFTSVSPSLSSSSSSGPSALPRPQLENGECLPNSEEASAAEEDTGSGMMQSVEVKVESDVSVSGESTGPGRGLAYYPSYIPRTLKPTVPPLTPEQYEMYMYREVDTIELTRQVKEKLAKNGICQRIFGEKVLGLSQGSVSDMLSRPKPWSKLTQKGREPFIRMQLWLLDQLGQGLTQLPSQSLSQDKSPVTAQSSPSPPPSPEESHPSPLVEPVSLTLESSKENQQPEGLVAPRPEGGKSTPSLLSLHQPHTPLGIQELVAMYPELDTYAITKKVKEVLTDNNLGQRLFGESILGLTQGSVSDLLSRPKPWHKLSLKGREPFVRMQLWLNDPHNVDKLRDMKKMEKKAYLKRRYGLLSTGSDSDSPSARSECVSPALASIDLCPYSQVKKPRVVLGAEEKEALRKAYLLEPYPSQHTIEMLASQLNLKTNTVINWFHNYSRSRMRREVLMEGLQDNDTDAEHHSYSPSATQSPTSDGDERGLLHPSGRTHPIRPLSANTPLPHVKQEDEGEEEERDGYIRQSKIQCFSMGVQFPQLKTEHEDLIGGCQELHLAPHYPQSLRQEEGMSSQAQGLFHGALSLDGPQRASQSRHEGDNSSKSPVDPVSFKASSVPCRRSLEVSLNSPSAASSPGLMMSVSPVPSSSTPISPSLPNPPTTSTNHSLDPNPLPPIQSPKPNRSVQRRTEKMANLNNIIHRLERAANREETLEWEF